GGGCCACGACATCATGCGCGAAGCGCCCACCCTGTCGGCCGTGTCCTTTGCGGCGGCGGCGTTTACGGCCAGATGAGCGCACCGCTGGTTCTCGACCACCTGCTCATCGAGGCCTCCTCGCGCAGCCGGGCGGAGGTCGGCTACACCATCCGGGCCGGGCACAAGCGCCGCTGGCTCGACCACGATCTGCCGGCGGCCGTGTTTGAAAAGATGCTGCGCGAGATCGTGGCGGTCACGGAAATCCGTTTCCACGGCTGGGGCGACTCCCTGGCCAACCCCGACATTCTGACCATGCTGACCCTGGCCAAGCACCGGGGGGCGCGCACGGTGCTGGTCACCGACGGCAGCCGCCTGGACGACGAACAGGCAACCGCGCTGGTGCGCGACGACATTGACGCCGTGGTCTTCCCCCTGGCCGGGCTGACCGAAGACACCAATTTTCGCCGGCGCGGCACCAGCCTCTATGCCGTCCTGGCCGCCATCGACCGGCTGGCCACGGTCAAGGCCGTGCACCAGTCGTCGCTGCCGGAAATCCGGGTGCGCTACACCCTGACCAGCTCGGGCCTGGACACCGAACTTGCCGCCCTGCCCCGTTTCCTGGCCGACATCGGGGCCACGGCAGCCTCCATCCGGCCCCTGTCCTACGCCACCGGCCCGGAGACGGAATACGACACCCTGGTTCCCACCGATCAGGACGCCTTCGACGCCGTAGCCGCCCGACTGCGCGCCACGGCCAAGGCCGCCAACGAACTGGGCATCCGCCTGGACAGTCGGCTGGTTCACGGCGGCCAGACCCGCTTTCGCTGCCCGGACAAGCCGTCCGCCTCGCTTTTCATCGCTGCCGACGGCGCAGTCAGCCCGTGCGCCCTGCGCAACGTGCCCATCGCCGACCCGGCCGGCTACCGCTTCCACGGCCACACCGTCCCCTTCCCCCGGGACGTGCGCGGCAATCTCCACAACACCCCCCTGGCCGCCATCTGGAACGATCCCGACTACCGCGAATTCCGCTACTGCCACGACACCGACACCCCGCCGGGCGGCTGCGCCGGCTGCTGGCGCTCGTTTTGGGTGGACGTGGAGTAGCTTTTTCGAGAAGTGGCGCAGCCGACGCCTTCAGGCGGGCGGGCTTGCCATGTCGCCCGCACCGCCGGCTTCGCCGTGCCACTGTCCGGGACCGGCACGCAGACAACGGGTGTGGTGCGCTGTGATCAGCCCCAGGCTATCGACTTGTCCGCGCGGCGCGCGAGAAAGTTGGAGAGTGTGCCGGTGGGGGTCATGGATGAGGTGTTGGCGCGGTTGGCCACGCTTATGGGGTGAGGGGGCACGTACCCGGCGACAAGGAGAGGGAGATCTACTTGAAAATCAGCTAGTTACTGGGAGTTCTGAAACTTCTTCGACTCTGGCACGCCGCTCGACGGCTACGCCGACTGCTGGTAGCCGTTCTGTGCATGATCTAGAAATTCTTTCTATTCACTAACTCCAAGTTCTTTTTTTGTATATTTCTCTCTATCTCTAGACCTATTGTGCAAAGAAATTGTTTCAGAATAATGCAGCGCAACATCCTTTCGAGGATATTTACCTATCTCTACCAACCTCTCTTTTACAAATCTCTCGTCATGAACGTTCCTATCAACAATCCTATCTGTTTGCCAAAAATAAAGGTACTCATAGGCGAAACCCTCTGGTGCCTGAATTATTCTTCGTCTTATATCATCAATGCCAATAACCGGTTGGCCTAAAATATTATCGACATATCCAGATACTGTACGCCAACTTTTGACTTCATTCAGTAAATTTCCTGCCAGTTCATTTTCAACCAAGAGGCGCGACCCTTTATGCTTACTCTCCAATGCAACAGCCCGAACAAGTTCTGTCCCTTTCGGTAAATGTTTTTGAAAAGTTTCAATTGTAAATCGTGGATCAAAATCTATCTTACCACTTACCATTGCACCTCGAAGCAATAATTTTTTAGTATGAATTAATTTTAAATACACAAGCTGAAGCTCTTTAAGTGCACTACTTGCGTCATCACCATACATCACCATGCTATCACTAAACATACATACTTTTACATCTTGATGTTCATCCATGTAACTTGATAATGAATTAAATACAGTATTATAAAATCCGTCAAGAGCTTCATACCCTAGCTTAGGATCAACACTATAGAGCGATGTAACACCAACGAGATCACCATAATATGTGAATGGTACCATCTTGCCCCCAATTTATCTTTTATCTATTTTTATATATAAGCACATCTCCCTGTCAAGCTATTTTGCGAACCCTTCGCCAGCCAGTTCCCACGACTCTCGTGCCACACCTAATTTTAAGCGATAAGTATAATCCATCCTCCCTTGACACCCCCCGACGAAATCACTACACCCACATATCAGGATATCTTGATATGCTCATTAACGACGACGCCACCCCACTCCCCTGGTTCAAGGCCCTGGCCGACGAGACGCGCTTGCGCCTGGTGCGCGTGCTGTCGCGCCATGAGCTGTCGGTCGGGGAAATCACCAGCGTGCTGGACATGGGCCAGTCGCGCGTGTCGCGCCATCTTTCCATACTGGTCGGCTGCGGGCTGCTGGTCAGCCGGCGCGAAGGGGCCTGGACCTTTTACAGCGCCACCACTGTTGGGCGCGAGGCGTCATTCCTCGGCTGCCTCGCCCCATTTCTGGAGACGGCCGGGCCGGACAGCGACCTGACCGCCGTGGACGCCGTCTTGCGCGAACGCCGGTTGGAAACGCGCCGCTTTTTCAACGACATCGCCTCGGATTGGGCCACCCTTCGCCGCGAGGTCCTGGGGGATGTCGATCCCGCCGCCCTGGTGCGCGAGGTCATGCCGGCCGGCGTTGGGGCTGCGGCCGACCTCGGCTGCGGACCGGGCGACCTGCTGCCGGTTTTGGCCGAGCGGGCCGGGGCCGTCATAGGCGTCGACAGCTCACCCTCCATGCTGGCCCTGGCCGAACGCCGAAGCCTGGGGTTGCCGGTCAGCGTGCGCATGGGCGAACTCGAACACCTGCCCATGGCCGATGGCGAGGCCGATTTTGCCGTCATCTGCCTGACGCTGCACCATCTGCCCGATCCGGCCACGGCGCTCACCGAAGCCCGCCGGGTGCTGGCCCCGACCGGACGGCTGGTGGTCATTGATTTCACTCCCCACGAGGACGAAGCCATGCGCCGGCGCTTCGGCGACCGCTGGCTCGGCTTTTCCCGGGAGAAACTGGTTGAATGGCTGGACCGGGCCGGGTTTACCCTGGACTCGTGGTCCACGCATCCCGTCAACAAGGGGCTTGTCGCCGCCAGAGCCGTGGCCGCGCCCCGTCAACATCCTCTGAAAGGAGATCCCCATGAGCGTTAAAGCCCTTGATCTGACCCTGCCCTATCTGGTGGCCGACATGGCCCAGGCCGATTGGGGCCGCAAGGAAATGCAGCTGTCGGAAAACGAAATGCCGGGCCTTATGTCCGTCATCAAGAAGTACGGTGCTTCCAAACCCCTGGCTGGCCTGCGCGTCACCGGGTCGCTGCACATGACCATCCAGACCGCCATGCTGATCAAGTGCCTGCACGCCCTGGGCGCGGATCTGCGCTGGGCCTCCTGCAACATCTATTCGACCCAGGACCACGCCGCCGCCGCCATTGCCGCCGACGGCTTGGCCGCCGTCTATGCCTGGAAGGGCGAGACGCTCGAAGACTACTGGTGGTGCACCGAGATGGCGCTGACCTGGCCTGACGGCTCCGGCCCGGACCTGATTGTTGACGACGGCGGCGATGCCACGCTCTTCATCCACCACGGCGTCAAATGCGCCAAGGATGCCAAAGTCTTGAATGCCCCGGCCGACAACAAGGAAATGGGCATCATCATGGACCGCATCAAAGCGGTCGTGGCCGCCGATGCCGGCCGTTTTGACCGCATGGCCAAAAAGATCCGCGGCGTGTCCGAAGAGACCACCACCGGCGTCCATCGCCTCTATCAGATGATGCAGGCCGGCGAGCTGCTTTTCCCGGCCATTAACGTCAACGACTCGGTCACCAAGTCCAAGTTCGACAACCTTTACGGCTGCCGCGAGTCCCTGGCCGACGGCATCAAGCGGGCCACCGACGTCATGGTTGCCGGCAAGGTCGTGGTCGTGGCCGGGTACGGCGACGTGGGCAAGGGCTGCGCCCATTCCATGAAGGGCTTTGGCGCGCGCGTCCTGGTCACCGAGATCGACCCTATCTGCGCCCTCCAGGCGGCCATGGAAGGCTACGAAGTCACCACCATGGACGACGCCTGCTCCCAGGGCGACATCTTCGTCACCTGCACCGGCTGCTGCGACGTCATCACCGGCGCGCACATGGAAAAGATGCGCGAAGGGGCCATTGTCTGCAACATCGGCCATTTCGACTCTGAAATCGCCGTGGCCTACCTGGAAAACACCCCGACCTGCAAAAAGGACCAGATCAAGCCCCTGGTCGACAAATGGACCATGGCTTCGGGCAACTCCATCCTCATGCTGGCCGAAGGCCGGCTGGTGAACCTCGGCTGCGCCACCGGCCACCCGAGCTTTGTCATGTCCAACTCGTTCACCAACCAGGCCCTGGCCCAGATCGAGCTGGCCACCAAAAAGTACGCCGTCGGCGTCTACACCCTGCCCAAGCTGCTGGACGAGGAAGTGGCCCGCCTGCACCTGGAACGCCTCGGCGCCCGGCTTGAGACCCTGACCCCGGCCCAGGCCGCCTACCTGCATATGGACGCGGCCGGCCCCTACAAGCCGGACCATTACCGCTACTAAGCAACGTTCACCCTCCCAATCCCGGCCGGGGACGTCGTGGCTCTGTTGCCATGGCGTCCCCGGTTTGTTTATCCGCTCAATAAAGTCTTTTTTTAATGGAATGAGGGTTCTTGCAGCCTTCCCGGTTTCATATTAAACATCGCTACGATGTTGCCCCTGGATTTCCGTACAGCGATAATACTGTACTTCTTTACCAACCTCTGTATCGCCGCCATGCTGGTCGTGGCCTTTTCCAATGGCCAGGCCCGGGGCACCCGGCTATGGATCGCCGGGATGGTGATCCAGCTGGCCTCGGCCCCGCTGTTTGTGTTGCGCGGGGTCATTGCCGACAGCCTGTCCATTATCCTGGGCAACCTGCTTTTCACCCTGGCCTGGAGCTGCTACCTGGCCTCCCTGGACCGATTTTTCGGCAACCGCCGCCAGCCCTGGCTCTACGCCGCTCCGCTGGTCCTGGCCGCAGCCATCTTCGGCGTCTTCCTGCACGACGCCCGCACCCGCACGGTGCTCGCCAACGGCCTCTACGCCGCGCAATGCCTGGCCCTGGCCGCCGTGATCCTGGCCCAATGGGGACGGTTTCGCCGGCGGTTCATCACGACCTTCGCCCTGGGCTACGCGCTGGCCACCGGGGCCTGCCTGCTGCGGGCGCTGGCCATCCTCCAGAACACCGATCCGACGCCCGACCCCTTTGGCCCGGGGCCGGCCCAGACCGCCTCCCTGCTCCTGTCCGTGCCAAGCCTCGTGGCCTGCACCCTGGGTTTCGTGCTGCTCCACCGGGAACGCATGGAAGTTGAAATCCGTCGGCTGGCCGAGATTGACCACCTGACCGGGCTGACCAACCGGCGCGGCTTCGAGGCCGGCTTTGCCAAGGCCCTGGCCCAGGCGGCAGGAAGCCACTCCTGGACCAGTCTGGCCCTTATTGACCTCGACCGCTTCAAGGCCATCAACGACCGCCTGGGCCATGCCGCCGGCGACGTGGTGCTGGTGGAACTGGGGCGTATCCTGACCCGGGAGATGGGGCCGGACGACCTGCTGGCCCGCATCGGGGGCGACGAATTCTGCGTGGTCATGCCGCGCACCCCGCCGGAACAGGCCGCCGCCCTGGCCGAACGCCTGCGCCGGGCCGTGGCCGGCCACGACTGGCCGGCTTACGGACTGCCCCAGCCGCTGACCGCCACCATCGGCCTGTCCAGCCGCCGGGGCAGCCGGCAGGACAGCGGCGCGGACTTCCTGCGCCTGGCCGACATGGCCCTGCTGGCGGCCAAGGACGAAGCCAGAAACACCATACGCCAGGCGGACGCCCCGGCGACCTGCCCCGCCCAGGCCCAGGCTCAGGCCTGAATCGGCCCAAGCGGCACGAAAAAAGTAAAAAACGTGTGCTTTCGCAAGGTTGCTACACTGGCGACAAGTTTGTATGGCTCACATACGGATTTGTCTGCCCGCTGCGGCAGTGCTTTCGGGAAACACTGTAAATACAGGAGACCAGCCCCTGGCCTGGATATTGTAATGTCCGGGCAAGAAGCCCTCCAAGGACGTGCCGTGAACCAAGCCCCCGAAGACATCGCCTACCGCGCCATCGGCATCCTGCATTCTCCGCACACGGACATTGCCGGCATGCCCATCCAGCCCGTGGGAGCCCTCGGCATCCTCGGCCATGTGGACGTCCACGCCGATTTCGCCGCCGGTCTCCATGACCTGCAAGGCTTTTCCCATGTGTTCCTCCTGTACCACCTGCATCGGGTGAAAGGCTTTGACCTCATGGTGAAACCCTTCCTGGACAACGACCGCCACGGCATCTTCGCCACCCGCTCCCCGTCCCGGCCCAACCCCATCGGGTTGTCCGTGCTGGAGCTGGCCGGCGTCTGCGGCAACACCGTGCATGTGCGCAATGTCGACATCCTCGACGGCACCCCGGTCCTGGACATCAAACCCTATGTGCCGCGCTTTGATGTCTGGCAGGCCGAGCGCACCGGCTGGTTTGCCCACAAGGCTCAAAACGCCGACACCCTGCGCTCCGACGACCGGTTCCGGTAATGCCGTGCCCGCAACAACCACGGGTTGCCACTAGCCCTTCCCCTTTGTAGTGGTCTGGAGGGCGACCCTCCCCCGGCCGCCGGAGCAGGCGGTGGTCCCCGTCAAGGCTGTCACGGTCCACGGCCGACCGCATTGCCGGCCAGCACCCAAAACCCCTTGAAAACTTCTCCCTGTGCAGGGGTCCGGGGGGCTACCCTCCCCCCGGCCGCCGGAGGCAACAAACACCATGCAGCTTGTCACCGTGGCCGGCCCGCCGTCGTCGGGCAAGACCTCAGTCCTTCTCCGCCTGGCCGCCGTGCTGGGGTGTCGGAAGTCGACCCTTGGCGTGGTCAAGTTCGACTGTCTGACCAGCCACGACAAGGACGCCTTTGACCGGGCCGGCATCCCCTGTGTGGTGGGACTTTCCGGCGCGCTTTGCCCGGACCACTTCTTCGTATGCAACGCCGCCGACGCCCATGCCTGGGGAATTGCCCAGGGCATCGGCGTCCTGGCCATCGAGAGCGCCGGGCTGTGCAACCGCTGCGCCCCGCACATCGAGGGGGCGCTGGCCGTGTGCGTGGTGGACAACCTGTCCGGCATCGACACCCCGGCCAAGATCGGTCCCATGCTGCGTCTGGCCGATGTGGTGGTCATCACCAAGGGCGATGTGGTGTCCCAGGCCGAACGCGAGGTGTTCGCCTTCCGGGTGCGCCGGGCCAACCCCCGGGCCACGGTGCTCTTTGTCAGCGGCTTAACCGGCCAGGGAGCCGAAGCCCTGGCCCATGTGGTGGCCGCCGCGCCCCAGACCCCGGGCATCGACGGGGCCAATCTGCGTTTTACCATGCCGGCGGCGGTGTGTTCCTACTGCCTGGGCCAACGCAAGATCGGCACGGACCATCAGATGGGCAACGTGCGCAAAATGGATTTCGGCCGGGAGCAGCCATGACCGACGCCACCGCCCACCCCACCTTTGCCGCCATCTGGCGACAGTCGCCCCCGGCCCGGGATTTCTTCGCCGTCCAGGGGCTGCCGGCCCCCCGGCCCGACCAGACCCCGGCCGCCTATTTCGCCGCCCTGCCCCCCGAAGCCCTGACCGAAGCGGCCGGCTCGGCCAGTGCTCTGTCGGCCCGCTTCGAGGCCTTCCTGACCGCGCTTTCACGCCTTACCAACGACGCCCCGACGGTTGCTTCGCTCACCGTGCACGGCGGCCGGGGCAAGGACGGGCGGCCCGAAACCCTGGACCTGACCCTGGTACCGGGCGACGTGGTGGCCCTGGCCGGTCCCACCGGCTCGGGCAAAAGCCGCTTTCTGGCCGATGTCGAATGGCTGGCCGACGCCGACACCCCGACCGGGCGGCGGGTCTTGATCAACGGCCAGCCGGCCGACGCCTCCCGCCGGCTGGCCGCTTCGGGCCGGCTCATTGCCCAGCTGTCGCAAAACATGCACTTCGTCATGGACCTGACCGTTGGGGAATTTCTCATCGCCCATGCCGAGAGCCGGCTTCTGGCCGACGCCCCGGCGGCGGCAGCCGAGGTGACCACGCTTGCCAACGAGCTGGCCGGAGAACCGTTTTCCCCGACCACGCCGCTGACCTCCCTTTCCGGCGGCCAGAGCCGGGCGCTCATGATCGCCGACGTGGCCAGGCTGTGCGCCTCGCCCATTGTGCTGGTGGATGAGATTGAAAACGCCGGCATCGACCGGCGAAAGGCCATTTCGCTTTTAACCGGCCACGGCAAGATCGTGCTCATGGCCACCCACGATCCCCTGCTGGCCCTGACCGCCGGCAGGCGACTTGTCTTTGCCGCCGGAGCCGTGGCCGCGGTTATCGAAACAAGCCCAGAGGAAAAAGCGTCCCTGGCCGCCCTGGCTGCGGCCGACGCCCGCCTGAGCGCCCTGCGCGACGATCTGCGCCTGGGCCGCCACCTGCAATTTCCCCGGGAGCCGTGAAACCATGCCCGATACGTTGTCTCTTGATCTGCCGGTCAGCCGGTTTCTGGCCGACCATCCCGCAGCCCGGACCGTCCTGGCCGAACTGGGGGTGGGGGCCTCCTCCGACGCCGAATTTCTGGCTTCAGCCGCGCCGTTTCTGTCCATGGGCAGCCTGTTGACCATAAACGGCCTGTCCGCCGCCCTGTTTCTGGCGGCCGTGGACGCCGCCGGCCACGCCGCTAAAGGCCCGGGCGGCATGACGCCGCTTTTTTGCGACGGCTGGACACCGGGCGGAGCCGGGCTGCGGCTTTTTGCAAGCCTGCCCTGTCCGCTCAAGGCCCCCATGGGCCTTGCCCTGGAAAACCTGCGCGACAGCCTGCCCCCGGGCGCGCCCTGGCCGCGCCTGTTCATGGACAGCTGCGGCAAACATACGCTCAACGACCTGGCCGCCGGCCTGACCCGGCCCGAAGAAGTGCCGGACATGGTCGTCTCGGCCGGCTTGAATGGCTTTCTCTCCAGGGCTTTTCGCGACCGCTTTGCCGGCGGCGGCCTTTTGGCCGAACTGCCCCAGGCCATCCACCCGGCCCTGGCCTCGGCCGGGCTGGCCGATCCGCGCCGGGTCTGCCGCATCTATGCCATAAACCCGCTCGTGCTGGTGGCCGTGCCCTCGCGTCTGGACGGTCTGCCTGTGCCGCGCTCCTTTGATGCGCTGTTAGACCCGGTCTATGCCGGCAAGATCGGCCTGTGCGGCCCGCCGGAGACGGCCGGCGACTCCACGCTGCTCCTTGACATCCGCCTGCGCCATGGCCTCGATGCCGTGGCCGACCTGGGCCGGGCCATGCTGTGCGACACCCACCCGGCCCAGATTTTCCGGCCGGCCCCAGGCGTCAAGGCCCCGCCCATTGGCGTCATGCCGGCCTTTTTCGCCAATGCCGCGCCGCGCCAGGGCGATGTGGAAATCATCTGGCCGGACGGCGGCGCGCTGGCCTCGCCGCTCTTTGTGATGGTCAAGGAAAAGGCCCAAGACGCCCTGGCCCCGTTGCTCGATTTCTTTCTCGGGCAGGAGACAGCGGCCATCGCCGCCGGCGCGGCCCTGCCGCCAACCCTGCCCAGGGCCGACGTCAGCCTGCCGCCCGGGGCTTCGGTGCGCTTTCTCGGCTGGGACGTGCTGGAGAGCCAGGACCTCGGACCGCTTATCGCCGAGTCCGGGGCGGCCTTTGCCACGGCCTATTACGGCAGAAACGGCTAGGACACGGGGGAAAGAGATGCCTCCGGCGGCCAAAGGGACTGAGTCCCTTTGGAATCCCCTCCTGGGGTACGTTCGATTTGACAGTGCGCGTTGCCGAGTCGGTGAGCGGCAGTTGCACACGAAAAGATGAGAGGGGCCGTGCCCGTTGGCACTGGACGGGAAACACCGTTGCTCCGGCGGCCGGGGGGATGATCCCCCCGGACCCCTCGACGGGAGATGTTTTTGAGAGTGCGCTTTCACCCCTGGGGCTGCGGCAATACCAGGGCGGCCAGCCGTCGTCGGTCGGCGGCCAGACGGGCCAAGGCGGCCGGTTCGTAGAGGGTCAGCGCCCCGGCCGGGCAGACGGCCAGACAGGCCGGGCCAACCGGATTGGGCGAATCGGACGGGCGGCCCCGGCACAGGTCGCACTTGCCGGCCACCAGCCGGGCCGGGCCAACGGTGGCCGGCAGCATGTTCATGGTCCCCACCGGACACACAGCCAGACAGGCCTTGCAACCGGTGCAGGCCGCTTCGACGATGGTAACGGACCGACCGTCGGAGGTGATGCAGCCGGCCGGGCAGACCCGGGCACAGGGAGCATCCTCGCACTGGCGGCACTGCACCGGCACGACCAACCCGCCCTCGCGCACAATCGTCAGACGCGGAGCAAAGCCCGCGCCCTGTTCCATGGCCCGGCCCGGGTCGCAGCCAGCCGGCAAATGGGCCAGGGAGCAGGCGATTTCGCAGGCCCGGCAACCGATGCAGCAGTCGGGGTCGGCCAGGACAAAGGCGTGCATCAGTCCTGCCCCTCCTCTCCCCTTCCCTGGCCGGCCCCGCCGTAGACGGTGTGGAGCAGCTCGTGGGAGCGGTGCGAGAGCGGTTTTTCCAAAAATGCGGCGTAGAGTTGAACCACCGCCGGGTTTTCGTGGCTCATCCGCACCGGCAATTCCCGGTCGTGGCAGGACAGGGCCTCGCGCCGGGCGGCCACGGCCGCAGCCACATCCACCCCGGGCAAGAGCTTGGGCGTGCCGCCGCCGGCCACGCAGCCGCCCGGACAGCACATCACTTCCATGAACTGGAAATCGGCCCGCCCTTCGGCCACGGCAGCCAGCAGCGGCGCGGCATTGGCCAGTCCATTGACGACCACGGCGGCCAAGGCCCGGCCGCCCAAGGTGAACTCGGCCCGGGACAGGCCCGGCCCGGCCGGTTCAAAGACAATGCCGGACTGGGGCGCGCAAGCCGCCCCGCCATCAACCACGGCCACGGCCGTGCGCAGGGCCGCTTCCATCACCCCGCCCGAACCACCGAAAATGACCCCGGCCCCGGAATAGCGGCCAAGCGGCGCGTCGAACGGCTCGTCAGGAAGGCCCGGCAGGTCGATGCCGGCTTCCTTGAGCCAGACCGCCAGCTCGGCCACGGTCAGGACCACGTCCACATCGGCCAGACCGGCCTCCCGGGAGCGCAGTTCCGGTCGGGCCGCCTCGTACTTCTTGGCCGTACACGGCATGACCGACAGGCTGGCCACCCGGGCGGGGTCGATCCCGTCCAGGGCGGCGGCGTAGCTTTTAAAGAGCGCCCCGGCCATCTGCTGCGGCGATTTGCACGAGGACAGGTGCGGGATAAGCTTAGGCCAGGCCGTTTCCACATGGCGCACCCAGGCCGGGCAGCAGGAGGTGAAAAGGGGGAGGGCCGCTCCGGAGTCCAGGCGCGAGAGCAATTCGGCGCTTTCCTCCATGATGGTGACGTCGGCGGCAAACGTGGTGTCGTAGACTGCGGCAAAGCCCAGGCGGCGCAGGGCGGCGGCCAGCTTGCCCGGGGTCAGCGTCCCGGGCGGCAGGCCGAATTCCTCGGCCAGGGTGACGCGCACGGCCGGGGCGCACTGGACCATGGCCACCTTGGAGGCATCGGCTGCAAGGGCCTGGGCAGCGGCCAGATCGCACCGGCTGTAGGCGGCAAAGACCGGGCCGGCCGTTTCGGGCCGGCCGCGCTCCCGGCAGATGGCCGCGACGTCGTGGGGCGGCTCGTCAAAAGGCGCGGCAAAGGCGGCGCACAGCTGGACGCACTGGCCGCACAGGACGCAGCGGGCCGCGTCGATGGTTTTGGCCTGTCCGTCCGGGCCGGAAACGGCCCCGACCGGACAGACGGCGGCGCACCGGCCGCAGCCCGTGCACAGGGTCGGATCAATGGCGATGATGGGACCCGCGGTCATGACGCCGCCCCCCGGTCGTCCCGGCTTGGCGCACCGGCCAGGGCCAGGGCGGCGGCCCGGAGACGGTCCTGGCGCAGACGGGCCGGCTCGACGCACTCCAAGGCCCCGGTCGGACAGGCGGCCACGCAGGCCGGACCAGCCGGGCGCTCCCGGCACAGATCGCACTTGCTGGCCAGCAGGGCCGGCGTCTCCAGGTAGCCTTCAGGCGCACCCGCATCCACGATGCGGTGCATGACCGGCCGGCCGTTTTCCACCACCTCGGCCAGGGCCATGGCCCCGACCGGACAGGCAGCCAGGCAGGTCTTGCAGCCAATACAGCGCCCGGTCACAACCACCACCCCGGAGGCGTCGCAGTGGATGGCGGCGGTCGGACACACGGCCGCGCACGGGGCGGCCTCGCAGTGGCGGCAGGCCACCGGCAGGCACAACGCCCCCTCCCGCACCAGATACAGGCGCGGCACGACCGGCCCGCCAAGGCTGCCCACCGTGGCCCCGGCCGGCACATGGGCCGCGCCGCAGGCCAGTTCGCAGGCCCGGCAGCCGATGCAGGCCTCGGCCCGGGCCACAATAAATGGTCGAAGCGATTGGTTCATCGCGTTTCCTTCCTGGGTTGCACGGTACTGATGGCCGCAGCGCAGGCCTTAAAGGACGGCGTGCCGGCCACCGGATCAGCCACGGCCGTGGTCAGGGCATTGGCCGGGGACTCGGTGAAATGGAAGGTCATAAAGACCATGCCCGGGGGCACCCGGCGGGTCACCGCCGCCCGCACCGTGACCTGCCCCCGGCGGGTGCGCACGACCATACGCCCGCCGTCGGCCACGCCGTAGCGGGCGGCGTCGTCGGGATGGACCTCGGCCAGCTCCTCGGGGGCGACCCCGGCCAGCCCGAAACAGCGCCGCGTCATCGTCGCGGTGTGGTAGTGGGCAACCACCCGGCCGGTGGTCAGGATCAGGGGATAGTCGGCATCGGGCGGCTCGGCCTGGGGCCGGGCGGCCAGCGGCACAAATTTCCCCAGGCCCCGGGCGCATTGGCCGACATGAAGGATCGGCGTGCCGGGATGGTCCTCGTCCGGGCAGGGCCATTGCAGGCCGCCGTGCTCCAGGCGGGCGTAGGTCATGCCGGCGTAGCTCGGGGTCAACCGGCGCATCTCGTCAAAAACGGCCTCGGCCGTGGGATAACGTTCGGGCCGGCCCAGGCGGGCCAGCAGGTCGGCCAGGATGACCCAGTCCGGCCGGCTCCCGCCAACCGGGTCGATGGCCCGGCGCACCCGCTGCACCCGGCGTTCGGTGCTGGCAAAGGTCCCGTCCTTTTCGGCAAAGCTGGCCCCGGGCAGGACCACATGAGCCAGGGCGGCCGTCTCGGTCAGAAAAATGTCCTGGACCACCAGAAATTCGGCCGCCTTGAGGCAATGCTCCACATGGCCGATGTCCGGGTCGCTGCGCATGGGGTTTTCCCCAAAGACATACAGGCCCCGCACGGTGCCGTGGTGCGCCCCGTCAAGCATCTTCGGGAGGTTCAGTCCAGGCGTCCCCGGCAGGGTGACGCCCCAGGCCGCCTCAAAGGTCTGGCGCACGGCGTCGTCGGCCACGCCGCGATAGCCGGTCAGGACATTGGGCA
The nucleotide sequence above comes from Desulfovibrio sp. TomC. Encoded proteins:
- the fdhF gene encoding formate dehydrogenase subunit alpha gives rise to the protein MQGINTTCPYCGVGCSLTLAVADGRIVAADPGPSPSVNGPALCSKGRYGFDFVTHADRLKTPLIRSRGRLVPASWDDALELVAGTFRTLAAGHGPQCVGGFSSARCTIEENYLFQKFFRAGLGSNNIDHCARLUHGPTVAGLATSLGSGSMTNSIAEIAAMGPGDCMVVIGSNTTECHPIIGLAMLEAKRRGAALVVVDPREIDLARRADVWLRLRSGTDVTLLSALARVIVDEGLADTAFIDGRTEGFAAFRQSLAAFSPDTASAVSGVTADAIRRAARIIGTSANAAFYYTMGVTQHVTGTDNVLAVSNLALATGNLGRPKTGVNPLRGQNNVQGSCDMGALPNVLTGYRGVADDAVRQTFEAAWGVTLPGTPGLNLPKMLDGAHHGTVRGLYVFGENPMRSDPDIGHVEHCLKAAEFLVVQDIFLTETAALAHVVLPGASFAEKDGTFASTERRVQRVRRAIDPVGGSRPDWVILADLLARLGRPERYPTAEAVFDEMRRLTPSYAGMTYARLEHGGLQWPCPDEDHPGTPILHVGQCARGLGKFVPLAARPQAEPPDADYPLILTTGRVVAHYHTATMTRRCFGLAGVAPEELAEVHPDDAARYGVADGGRMVVRTRRGQVTVRAAVTRRVPPGMVFMTFHFTESPANALTTAVADPVAGTPSFKACAAAISTVQPRKETR